Within Streptomyces albofaciens JCM 4342, the genomic segment GCGCCGCCCCGCGGCGACCGAACGCCGCGCCGCCCGGCTTGACCAAGCCGGGCGGCGCGGACGGGGGCTGGGAAAGGAATGGGGAAACGGGCGCGTGCCCGGCTGTTACGAACTACGAGGTTCTGCTGGGAACTGCTACTCGGGCGGTGTCGGTGAGGCCCGGAGCCAGCGGCTCGTCGCCGTTGGGTGAGGACTCGCCCAAGAGCTCTCGTGGCCCACGCGACCCCGCTGACCTGGCAGTTCCTACAGCGCCGCGCCCCCCGGCTTCACCATTCCGCGGACCGTGCGCGCGTCCACGAATTCGCCCATTGCCGTCATTTCCCATTCGCCGGAGAACTGGCGGATGAGCTTGGCCATCATGACGCCCGTGCGCGGTTCGGCGTGGGTGAGGTCGAAGCGGACGAGTTCTTCACCGGTTTGGGCGTCCATCAGGCGGCAGTAGGCCTTGGCGACGTCGGAGAATTTCTGGCCGGAGAAGGAGTTGACCGTGAAGACGAGGCCGGTGACCTGTGGGGGGATGCCGCCGAGGTGGACGGTGATGGACTCGTCGTCGCCCGCGCCCTCGCCGGTGAGGTTGTCGCCGGAGTGCTGGATCGCGCCGTTCAGGATCTGGAGTTTGCCGAAGAAGCAGTTGTCGACCTTCTTGCGGTCCGGGCCGTAGGCGATCACGGAGGCGTCGAGGTCGATGTCCTTGCCGCGGTAGGCGGGCTCCCAGCCGAGGCCCATGCGGACGGAGGACAGGAGCGGGCGGCCGCCCTTGACCAGGGAGACGGTCTGGTTCTTCTGGAGGCTGACGCGGCCCTTGTCGAGGTTGATCTTGCCGGCGCCGGGCGCGGGCGCGGGCGCGGCAGCAGGAGCAGGAGCAGGAGCAGGAGCAGGGGCAGGGGCAGGGGCAGGGGCGGCTGCCGCGGGCGGCGGGGCCATGGGCGCCGGGGCGCCGGTGGGCGGGCCCCACTGGGGGGCGGGGGCGGGCTGCGAGGTGGCGGCCGGTGGGGCCGGGGGTGCCTGCGGGGCGGGTGCCGCGGGCGCGGCCGGCTCCTCGACGCTGACGCCGAAGTCGGTGGCGATGCCGGCCAGGCCGTTCGCGTAGCCCTGGCCGACCGCGCGGACCTTCCAGGCGCCGTTGCGGCGGTAGAC encodes:
- a CDS encoding TerD family protein — translated: MTPGSNLPLTASRVAVDVTAPVRLDVSGLLLTADGKVRSDDDFVFYNQPAGPGVTHTSGAGGAGDTITVDTAAVPAGIEKIVVTASLDAPGATFAGTEPTGTVRNADDGSVIATFTPPRLGPETALVVVEVYRRNGAWKVRAVGQGYANGLAGIATDFGVSVEEPAAPAAPAPQAPPAPPAATSQPAPAPQWGPPTGAPAPMAPPPAAAAPAPAPAPAPAPAPAPAAAPAPAPGAGKINLDKGRVSLQKNQTVSLVKGGRPLLSSVRMGLGWEPAYRGKDIDLDASVIAYGPDRKKVDNCFFGKLQILNGAIQHSGDNLTGEGAGDDESITVHLGGIPPQVTGLVFTVNSFSGQKFSDVAKAYCRLMDAQTGEELVRFDLTHAEPRTGVMMAKLIRQFSGEWEMTAMGEFVDARTVRGMVKPGGAAL